In Lepisosteus oculatus isolate fLepOcu1 unplaced genomic scaffold, fLepOcu1.hap2 HAP2_SCAFFOLD_49, whole genome shotgun sequence, one DNA window encodes the following:
- the LOC138230784 gene encoding zinc finger C2HC domain-containing protein 1C-like → MQSELCPRGPWANHRSKAVPLLTCRMEKQKAFTPRKALPIRGDNLDYGSPMEDGGCAELHFPSALSHQERRQVSPCSRGLEDVPCGRRKYLKKARLPESDVSAAQAAQGHFRNNTTCLDEQTLSVENRYLSPTSLMCPTAEQFPYENSQSGNPQLVPCELCHGKFAVERLEKHSKICKKLQNSKRKVFDSFKHRAKGTELETYIHKKKVKPPIVLRKNNWRQKHEDFIRSIKQAREVQQVITQGGKVVNLPQPPANPNPDYVPCPHCGRRFAPRPAKRHIPKCQHIRSRPPPPPRR, encoded by the exons atgcagagcgagctttgccccagaggaccatgggccaaccaccgctctaaggccgtgcctcttctgacctgcagaatggagaagcaaaaagccttcactccaaggaaagcccttcctatcagaggagacaaccttgattatggttctccaatggaagatggcggatgcgcagaattgcactttccctctgcgctttcccatcaggagagacgtcaagtgagcccttgcagccgtgggctagaagacgtcccctgtggaaggagaaagtatctcaagaaagcaaggctccctgaaagcgacgtgtcagcggcacaggccgcgcagggccacttcagaaataacaccacatgtctggatgaacaaactctgtcagtggaaaacagatatttgtcccctacaagtctgatgtgccctaccgctgagcaatttccatatgagaatagccagagtggaaaccctcagctggtgccctgtgaactgtgtcacgggaagtttgctgtagagaggctggagaaacacagcaagatctgcaagaagcttcagaattcaaagaggaaggtttttgactctttcaagcacagggccaagggaacagaactggagacatacatccataagaagaaggttaaaccgccaatcgtg ctgagaaagaacaactggaggcagaagcacgaggatttcattcggagcatcaaacaggccagggaggtgcagcaggtgatcacgcaaggagggaaagttgtgaacctgccccagccccccgcgaatccaaaccccgactacgtgccctgccctcactgcggccggcgctttgcccccaggccggcaaagaggcacatccccaagtgtcagcacatcaggagccgccctcctcctcctcctcgcagatga